A single Alcanivorax borkumensis SK2 DNA region contains:
- a CDS encoding 3-oxoadipyl-CoA thiolase produces the protein MLDAYIYDGLRTPFGRHGGVLASVRPDDLLAGVIRELVQRNGFAASLYEDVVIGNTNQAGEDARNVARHAGLLAGLPQSVAGITVNRLCGSGLAATLDAARMVTVGEGELIIAGGTESMSRAPYVMAKAEKAFSREMTVFDSTIGARFPNPKVLKQFGADTMPQTAQNVAHDLGISREDADAFAIQSQQRYEVAREQGFYQQEVLPVTVPQGGKATPLRVADDEHPRPGTCVDKLRQLPAIVDGGIITAGNASGINDGAAAVIVGSRRAGVAAGIAPRARVLSGAVAGVAPRVMGLGPVDACNKALARAGLALAQMDVIEINEAFAAQVLGCCKQLGLAGDDERLNPNGGAIAVGHPLGASGARLVLTAMRQLERTRGRYALLSLCIGVGQGVAMVLERVDS, from the coding sequence ATGCTTGATGCCTATATCTACGATGGTCTGCGTACCCCTTTTGGTCGCCATGGCGGCGTTCTGGCATCGGTACGCCCGGATGACCTCTTGGCCGGAGTGATTCGCGAACTGGTACAGCGAAATGGCTTTGCGGCTTCTCTGTATGAAGATGTTGTCATTGGTAATACTAATCAGGCGGGGGAAGATGCCCGTAATGTGGCTCGTCATGCCGGGTTATTAGCTGGGTTGCCGCAGTCCGTGGCGGGGATCACCGTGAATAGGTTATGTGGCAGCGGCCTCGCCGCAACATTGGATGCGGCACGTATGGTGACGGTGGGCGAGGGCGAGTTGATCATTGCCGGTGGTACGGAATCGATGAGCCGTGCCCCTTATGTAATGGCCAAAGCAGAAAAAGCGTTTAGCCGGGAGATGACAGTTTTCGATAGCACTATCGGCGCCCGCTTCCCTAACCCGAAAGTGCTCAAGCAGTTTGGTGCCGATACTATGCCGCAGACGGCACAGAATGTAGCGCACGACCTGGGTATTAGCCGTGAAGATGCGGATGCTTTTGCTATACAGTCTCAACAACGCTATGAGGTCGCCCGTGAGCAAGGGTTTTATCAGCAGGAAGTGTTACCGGTTACGGTGCCCCAGGGGGGCAAGGCGACACCACTGCGTGTGGCTGACGACGAACATCCCCGCCCCGGAACCTGCGTTGATAAGTTGCGACAACTGCCTGCTATTGTCGATGGGGGCATTATTACTGCGGGTAATGCGTCTGGGATAAATGACGGGGCGGCGGCAGTGATTGTGGGTTCGCGTAGGGCTGGTGTGGCGGCGGGTATTGCTCCCCGTGCTCGAGTTCTGTCTGGTGCGGTTGCCGGAGTGGCGCCTCGCGTTATGGGCCTAGGCCCGGTGGATGCGTGCAACAAGGCATTGGCCCGGGCGGGCCTGGCGTTAGCTCAGATGGATGTGATTGAAATTAATGAGGCGTTTGCCGCCCAAGTGCTGGGCTGCTGTAAGCAGTTGGGCTTGGCTGGGGATGATGAGCGCCTGAACCCAAATGGTGGCGCTATTGCTGTCGGCCATCCGTTAGGTGCGTCCGGTGCGCGTTTGGTCTTGACTGCCATGCGTCAGTTGGAGCGAACCCGCGGTCGTTATGCACTTCTTAGTTTGTGCATTGGCGTAGGTCAGGGCGTTGCCATGGTGCTGGAGAGGGTAGATTCATGA
- a CDS encoding acyl-CoA dehydrogenase, with protein MSVFVWNDALLLETQLSDDERMIRDAAQDYCQSKLMTRVLEANRHEIFHREIMTEMGAQGFLGSTIPEQYGGAGVNHVSYGLVAREVERVDSGYRSAMSVQSSLVMFPIYTFGSEAVRNKYLPKLASGEWVGCFGLTEPDHGSDPGSMSTRAKKVDGGYLLNGSKTWITNSPIADVAVVWANLDGKINGFVVERGFDGFSAPKIEGKFSLRASITGQIMLDDCFVPEQNRLDVEGLKGPFSCLNKARYGISWGAMGAAEFCWQAARQYTLDRKQFGRPLAATQLIQKKLADMQTEITLGLQGALQLGRLIDAGNWAPEMVSLMKRNNCGKAIDIARQARDMHGGNGISDEYHVIRHVMNLEAVNTYEGTHDVHALILGRAQTGLQAFG; from the coding sequence ATGAGTGTTTTTGTATGGAATGATGCGCTATTGCTGGAAACTCAGCTCAGCGACGATGAGCGGATGATCCGTGATGCAGCGCAGGATTACTGCCAAAGTAAACTGATGACCAGGGTGCTTGAGGCGAACCGGCACGAGATTTTTCATCGCGAGATCATGACAGAAATGGGGGCACAGGGGTTTCTTGGATCCACCATTCCTGAGCAATATGGTGGCGCGGGAGTGAACCACGTTAGCTACGGCTTGGTGGCTCGGGAAGTAGAGCGGGTGGATTCCGGGTATCGCTCCGCCATGAGTGTGCAGTCGTCCCTGGTGATGTTTCCCATTTATACCTTTGGCAGTGAAGCGGTGCGCAACAAGTACCTGCCAAAGTTGGCCAGTGGCGAATGGGTGGGGTGTTTTGGTCTTACCGAGCCAGACCACGGCTCTGACCCGGGTTCCATGAGCACTCGCGCTAAAAAAGTGGATGGTGGTTACCTGTTAAATGGTTCCAAAACGTGGATTACTAATTCGCCAATAGCCGATGTGGCGGTGGTGTGGGCGAACCTAGACGGTAAGATCAACGGCTTTGTGGTAGAGCGGGGCTTTGACGGGTTTAGCGCGCCTAAGATTGAAGGCAAGTTCTCTCTACGGGCATCGATCACTGGTCAGATCATGCTGGATGACTGCTTTGTACCGGAACAAAACCGATTGGACGTGGAGGGCTTAAAGGGGCCCTTCAGTTGCCTGAACAAAGCGCGCTACGGGATCAGCTGGGGAGCCATGGGTGCGGCTGAATTCTGTTGGCAGGCGGCTCGTCAGTACACTTTGGACCGCAAACAATTTGGCCGCCCGCTGGCGGCTACCCAGCTGATTCAGAAAAAGCTGGCGGACATGCAGACTGAGATTACCTTAGGTTTGCAAGGGGCGCTGCAATTAGGGCGCTTGATAGATGCGGGAAACTGGGCGCCGGAAATGGTCTCGTTGATGAAGCGCAATAACTGTGGCAAGGCCATTGATATTGCTCGTCAGGCTCGAGATATGCATGGCGGCAATGGCATTAGTGACGAGTATCATGTGATTCGCCACGTAATGAATCTGGAAGCGGTGAATACCTATGAAGGTACCCACGATGTCCATGCCCTGATCTTGGGCCGGGCCCAGACCGGGCTGCAAGCATTCGGCTGA
- a CDS encoding long-chain-acyl-CoA synthetase — translation MSNADIITLPKLLSKIPEVITHLPGLIKGSKLTKITDTSKPLGLGVAIERATSMNPNGAAVIYEDTELTYKQFNAWANRLADYLASIGLKKGDTIAVNIENRPELLATVVACAKLGVCAALINTSQRGKVLIHSFNLVKPKAAIIGEELVDAVEEVRGDLDLKDNFFCFADQNTLDNPGDVPSGYKNLASESRDCSSENPASTKQTFLRDPLFYIYTSGTTGLPKAVVFNHGRWEKAYGAFGFSALHLTKNDRIYTTLPFYHATGMVICWSSVIAPAGAVVLARKFSASGFWDDIRRHNCTAFGYVGELCRYLHEQPEKPTDKDNKIHTIVGNGLRPSIWKDFKDRFGIERVAELYASSEGNVAFTNIFNFDNTVGFSPVSYAIVKYDKERDEPVRDSKGHMTKVGKGEAGLMLGEITDKTPFDGYTDPEKTEKSIYRDVFTKGDAWFNTGDMMRDIGFRHAQFVDRLGDTFRWKGENVSTTEVEQILDGYDGIQESVVYGVEIPNTNGRAGMAQIRLTGNHKDFDFKGLCEYLKRELPAYAIPVFLRINEEAMETTGTFKHQKNKLKEQKYDLKQQNNAVYALLPGESCYQQLDEATQDGIDGGKYRF, via the coding sequence ATGAGCAACGCCGACATCATCACGTTGCCCAAGCTTCTGTCCAAGATCCCAGAGGTGATCACTCATCTTCCCGGCCTGATCAAGGGCTCAAAGCTGACGAAAATCACCGATACCAGCAAACCATTGGGGCTGGGCGTTGCCATTGAGCGCGCCACCAGCATGAACCCTAATGGTGCTGCCGTGATCTACGAAGACACAGAACTTACCTATAAGCAGTTTAACGCCTGGGCTAACCGCCTGGCAGACTACCTGGCCTCTATCGGCCTGAAAAAAGGCGATACCATTGCGGTCAATATAGAAAATCGCCCCGAGCTGCTTGCCACCGTTGTCGCCTGCGCTAAACTCGGCGTCTGTGCGGCCCTTATCAACACTTCCCAACGGGGTAAAGTGCTGATCCATAGTTTCAACTTGGTGAAGCCCAAAGCTGCCATTATTGGTGAAGAACTGGTTGATGCCGTGGAAGAAGTTCGCGGTGATCTGGACCTTAAAGACAACTTCTTCTGCTTCGCAGATCAGAACACCTTAGATAACCCCGGTGACGTACCGAGCGGCTACAAGAATCTGGCCAGCGAAAGCCGTGATTGTTCCAGCGAGAACCCCGCGTCCACTAAGCAAACCTTCTTGCGTGACCCGTTGTTCTACATCTACACCTCCGGCACTACCGGCCTACCCAAAGCGGTTGTCTTCAACCACGGCCGCTGGGAAAAAGCCTATGGTGCTTTCGGTTTCTCTGCCTTGCACCTGACCAAAAATGATCGTATCTACACTACCCTGCCGTTTTATCATGCCACCGGTATGGTGATCTGCTGGTCCTCGGTCATCGCTCCGGCTGGCGCCGTTGTCCTTGCACGTAAATTCTCCGCCAGCGGTTTCTGGGACGATATTCGACGCCACAACTGTACCGCTTTCGGTTACGTGGGTGAGCTGTGCCGCTATCTGCATGAACAGCCAGAAAAACCCACCGACAAAGACAACAAGATCCACACCATTGTAGGTAATGGTCTGCGTCCGAGCATCTGGAAAGACTTCAAGGATCGTTTCGGCATTGAGCGGGTGGCAGAGTTGTATGCGTCATCTGAGGGCAACGTAGCGTTCACCAACATATTCAACTTTGACAACACCGTTGGTTTCTCCCCTGTGAGCTACGCCATTGTCAAATACGACAAAGAACGTGACGAACCGGTGCGCGATAGCAAAGGGCACATGACTAAAGTCGGCAAAGGCGAAGCGGGTCTAATGCTCGGTGAAATCACCGACAAGACTCCTTTCGATGGTTACACCGACCCAGAAAAAACTGAGAAATCTATCTACCGGGATGTGTTCACTAAGGGTGATGCGTGGTTCAACACCGGCGATATGATGCGCGACATCGGCTTCCGCCACGCTCAGTTCGTGGATAGGCTGGGGGACACCTTCCGCTGGAAAGGCGAGAACGTATCCACCACCGAAGTGGAACAGATTCTCGATGGCTACGATGGTATCCAGGAATCCGTGGTCTACGGTGTAGAAATTCCTAACACCAATGGCCGTGCGGGCATGGCCCAGATTCGCCTAACCGGTAACCACAAAGACTTTGACTTCAAAGGCCTGTGTGAGTATCTCAAGCGCGAATTACCCGCTTATGCCATCCCCGTTTTCCTGCGCATCAATGAAGAAGCCATGGAAACCACTGGCACCTTCAAGCACCAGAAAAACAAACTCAAAGAACAGAAGTACGACCTGAAGCAGCAGAACAATGCGGTTTATGCCCTGCTGCCTGGAGAGAGCTGCTACCAGCAACTGGACGAGGCCACGCAGGACGGCATCGACGGTGGCAAGTACCGCTTCTAA
- a CDS encoding acetyl/propionyl/methylcrotonyl-CoA carboxylase subunit alpha translates to MSFEKILIANRGEIACRVIATAQSLGYRTVAVYSEADAGARHTALADEAVCIGPALASSSYLNMDALLAACKQTGADAVHPGYGFLSENAAFSKACKDAGITFIGPDEGAIQLMGSKRLSKIAMQEAGVPCIPGYQGEEQSDERLQQEAERIGLPLMIKASAGGGGRGMRVVTDASDISAQLKSARQEAKSAFGSDELILERAVLQPRHVEIQVFGDRHGNVIHLGERDCSVQRRHQKVVEEAPSPAVDESLRQRMGEAAVQAAKACQYVGAGTVEFLLAPQGDFFFLEMNTRLQVEHPVTELVTGLDLVAWQIKVARGEALPLTQDQVQLTGHAMEVRLYAEDPAQNYMPQTGPILRWQPASGDGIRVDHGLMEGTEIGSHYDPMLAKIIAVGDSREDARRRLIRAVQDTTLMGVNDNREFLAAILAHPVFARGDATTAFIGEDFADDSSLAGSAPDKTLWALAALHHCRSETPSDDLRGWHSSTLGAQPVVLRSGEHKQTLYIRYEGEQVHVTFSTEPDILTLTPLTGDRIAVNGVEVTASVLQDGNQYWLQSQGRTACFSDDTHTAADSSEQAGSGLIRAPMDGAIIDISVKPGDTVSKGQVLVIMEAMKMEHSLKADCDGTIETLDLSVGNQVKRQQLLVTVTPDVG, encoded by the coding sequence ATGAGCTTTGAAAAAATTCTGATTGCCAACCGCGGCGAGATTGCTTGCCGGGTGATAGCCACCGCCCAATCGCTCGGGTATCGCACCGTGGCAGTCTATTCTGAAGCAGATGCAGGCGCCCGACACACGGCCTTGGCCGACGAAGCCGTTTGCATTGGCCCGGCCTTGGCTAGTAGCTCCTATCTGAATATGGATGCCTTATTGGCTGCCTGTAAGCAAACAGGGGCCGATGCAGTACACCCCGGTTACGGCTTCCTCTCCGAAAACGCCGCCTTTTCCAAAGCCTGCAAAGACGCAGGCATTACCTTTATCGGGCCCGATGAAGGGGCCATCCAATTAATGGGTTCCAAACGACTCTCCAAGATTGCCATGCAGGAAGCAGGGGTTCCCTGTATTCCCGGCTATCAGGGAGAAGAACAAAGTGACGAAAGACTGCAACAGGAGGCCGAGCGCATCGGCCTACCACTCATGATCAAAGCCAGTGCCGGCGGCGGTGGTCGTGGCATGCGCGTGGTCACCGATGCGAGCGACATCAGCGCGCAGCTGAAAAGTGCCCGCCAAGAAGCCAAAAGCGCCTTCGGCAGTGACGAACTGATTCTGGAGCGGGCGGTGTTGCAGCCTCGTCATGTGGAAATCCAGGTATTCGGTGATCGTCATGGCAACGTAATCCACCTAGGAGAGCGTGATTGCTCCGTGCAACGTCGCCACCAGAAAGTGGTAGAAGAAGCGCCCTCCCCTGCGGTAGACGAATCCCTGCGTCAGCGTATGGGCGAGGCCGCGGTTCAGGCCGCCAAAGCTTGCCAGTATGTTGGTGCCGGCACGGTGGAGTTCCTGCTTGCTCCGCAAGGGGATTTTTTCTTCTTGGAAATGAATACGCGCCTGCAGGTAGAACACCCGGTCACCGAGCTGGTCACTGGGCTGGATCTTGTAGCGTGGCAGATCAAGGTCGCTCGAGGCGAGGCCCTGCCGCTGACTCAAGATCAGGTACAACTGACCGGGCATGCAATGGAAGTCCGCCTCTACGCCGAAGATCCAGCGCAAAATTACATGCCACAAACGGGGCCGATTCTACGCTGGCAGCCCGCCAGCGGTGACGGTATTCGTGTTGACCACGGTCTAATGGAAGGCACCGAAATTGGCAGCCATTATGACCCTATGTTGGCCAAGATTATTGCCGTGGGTGACAGCCGCGAAGACGCCCGCCGCCGTCTTATTCGTGCCGTGCAAGACACCACCTTGATGGGCGTAAACGATAACCGCGAATTCCTGGCGGCCATCCTTGCTCATCCCGTTTTTGCCCGTGGCGATGCCACCACCGCGTTCATCGGCGAAGACTTTGCCGACGATAGCAGCCTGGCCGGCAGCGCCCCTGACAAAACCCTATGGGCACTGGCCGCACTGCACCACTGCCGTAGTGAAACACCCAGTGACGACTTGCGCGGTTGGCACTCCAGTACGCTGGGCGCTCAACCCGTCGTACTTCGCAGCGGAGAGCATAAGCAAACACTCTATATTCGCTATGAAGGCGAACAAGTCCACGTTACGTTTAGTACCGAGCCTGACATTCTTACCCTGACACCGCTAACGGGTGATCGGATAGCCGTGAACGGCGTAGAAGTGACCGCCAGCGTGCTGCAAGATGGCAATCAATATTGGCTGCAAAGTCAGGGCCGCACGGCCTGTTTCAGTGATGATACCCACACCGCCGCCGACAGCAGCGAACAAGCGGGCTCTGGCCTGATCCGTGCTCCCATGGATGGCGCCATTATCGACATTAGCGTCAAGCCCGGCGATACCGTGAGCAAAGGCCAAGTGTTAGTGATCATGGAAGCAATGAAGATGGAACACAGCCTAAAGGCAGACTGTGACGGCACTATTGAAACACTGGATCTGAGCGTCGGCAATCAAGTAAAACGCCAGCAGTTGTTGGTTACGGTCACGCCAGATGTCGGTTAG
- a CDS encoding enoyl-CoA hydratase/isomerase family protein: MSLPSTETLLTNQDGPVLHITLNRPDSRNAMSLTMVNELMAVFESVANDTNIRAIVLRGTGGHFCAGGDIKDMAGARQQAASGDNNAFQTLNRRFGEMITLANRQPQVVITVLEGAVLGGGFGLACISDVALASANATFGLPETGLGVIPAQIAPFVVERIGLTQARRLALTGVRFKGDEALRLGIVHEVAADSEALTAALENTLTAVRRCAPRANRVTKELVLNVGHIPMNTLLDQAATDFAAAVNSEEGREGTMAFVQKRPATWNQ; this comes from the coding sequence ATGAGCCTACCCAGCACTGAAACCTTGCTAACAAACCAGGACGGCCCGGTTCTGCATATCACGCTGAATCGTCCCGACAGCCGTAACGCCATGAGCCTGACCATGGTGAATGAACTCATGGCGGTGTTTGAGAGCGTGGCCAACGACACCAACATTCGCGCCATTGTTCTGCGCGGCACTGGCGGCCACTTCTGTGCCGGTGGAGATATCAAAGATATGGCGGGCGCGCGCCAGCAAGCCGCCAGCGGTGACAACAACGCTTTTCAGACATTAAACCGCCGCTTCGGTGAAATGATTACCCTGGCTAACCGTCAACCGCAGGTAGTGATCACAGTACTTGAAGGCGCCGTACTGGGTGGTGGCTTCGGCTTAGCGTGCATTTCAGACGTTGCCCTTGCCAGTGCGAACGCCACCTTTGGCCTACCTGAGACCGGGCTGGGGGTAATCCCTGCCCAGATTGCCCCCTTTGTGGTGGAACGTATAGGCCTGACCCAAGCGCGCCGTTTGGCGTTGACTGGAGTGCGTTTCAAAGGCGACGAAGCACTGCGACTCGGCATCGTCCATGAAGTGGCAGCTGACAGCGAGGCGTTGACCGCAGCACTGGAGAACACCCTCACGGCCGTTCGCCGCTGTGCACCACGCGCCAATAGGGTGACTAAGGAACTGGTCCTGAACGTGGGCCATATTCCTATGAACACCCTACTAGACCAGGCCGCCACCGACTTCGCCGCTGCCGTCAACAGTGAAGAAGGCCGCGAAGGCACCATGGCGTTCGTACAGAAACGCCCAGCAACCTGGAATCAATGA
- a CDS encoding acyl-CoA dehydrogenase family protein, translating to MQFTQEHEELRRTVRNFVDKELNPHVREWEDAGRFPIHEVFKKMGDLGLLGVTKPEEFGGMGLDYSYGMVMSEEMGRVHCGGVPLAVGVQTDMATPAIARFGSDELRRNYLAPAIAGDMVASIAVSEPHAGSDVAAVKTTAVKDGDDYVINGTKMWITNSPSADFFCLLANTSDGKPHVNKSLIVVPKDAGGITVDKPLNKLGMRCSETAQVFFDNVRVPQRNLIGQEGMGFMMQMMQFQEERLFAAANSLKGMEHVIDETIAYAKDRKIFGMPLIDNQSVHFRLAELQSEVESLRALTYRACEMYVNGKDVLQLASMAKLKVGRLSREVADSCLQYWGGNGFMWENPAGQLFRDGRLGSIGGGADEIMLGIICKTMDILPGKKK from the coding sequence ATGCAATTCACTCAAGAGCACGAAGAACTTCGCCGTACCGTCCGCAATTTTGTCGACAAAGAACTCAACCCCCATGTTCGCGAATGGGAAGATGCGGGTCGTTTCCCCATTCATGAAGTCTTCAAAAAAATGGGCGACCTGGGGTTGCTCGGGGTGACCAAACCGGAAGAATTTGGCGGCATGGGACTGGACTACTCCTACGGCATGGTAATGAGCGAAGAAATGGGTCGCGTTCATTGCGGCGGTGTCCCGCTTGCAGTCGGCGTGCAAACCGACATGGCCACCCCTGCCATCGCCCGCTTTGGTTCTGATGAGCTACGTCGTAACTATCTGGCACCCGCCATCGCCGGTGACATGGTGGCCTCCATTGCCGTCTCCGAACCCCACGCTGGTTCCGATGTGGCCGCGGTAAAAACCACTGCGGTTAAAGACGGTGACGACTATGTGATCAACGGCACCAAAATGTGGATCACCAATTCGCCCAGCGCGGATTTCTTCTGCCTGCTCGCCAACACCTCCGACGGCAAACCCCACGTCAACAAGTCTTTGATCGTGGTGCCAAAAGACGCAGGCGGCATTACCGTGGACAAACCGCTGAACAAGCTGGGCATGCGTTGCTCGGAAACGGCCCAGGTATTTTTCGATAACGTGCGCGTCCCGCAACGCAACCTGATTGGCCAGGAAGGCATGGGCTTCATGATGCAAATGATGCAGTTCCAAGAAGAGCGCTTGTTTGCCGCAGCCAACAGCCTTAAGGGCATGGAACACGTGATCGATGAAACCATCGCCTACGCCAAGGATCGTAAGATTTTCGGCATGCCGCTGATTGATAACCAGAGCGTGCATTTCCGCCTTGCCGAACTGCAAAGCGAGGTCGAATCTCTGCGTGCCCTTACCTATCGCGCCTGCGAAATGTATGTGAACGGCAAGGATGTATTACAACTTGCGTCCATGGCAAAACTGAAAGTGGGCCGTCTAAGCCGTGAAGTGGCCGACAGCTGCCTGCAGTATTGGGGCGGTAATGGCTTCATGTGGGAAAACCCCGCAGGCCAGCTTTTCCGTGATGGCCGCTTGGGTTCCATCGGCGGCGGCGCCGACGAAATCATGCTCGGCATTATCTGCAAGACCATGGATATCCTGCCCGGCAAAAAGAAGTAA
- a CDS encoding acyl-CoA carboxylase subunit beta, giving the protein MATLDSAIDPNSEEYRQNREALLAAIEEFRAIEQAVVDTAESKRAKFEKRGQLLPHERISRLLDAGSPFLSLMNLAGYQMHDDKDGTEAGGGTIAGIGYVSGVRCLVTASNSAIKGGTISPSGLHKTLRLQRIALENKLPVVSLVESGGANLNYAAEVFVDGARTFANQARLSAAGIPQITVVHGNATAGGAYQPGLSDYVVVVRERAKMFLAGPPLLKAATGEIATDEELGGAEMHAGTAGTAEYLAQSDADGISQARDLVKLLGWRRAAADVPEHEEPKFPPEELLGVVPCDAKKPYDVREIIARIVDGSQFLDFKNEWDSATVCGWSTIEGKPVGIIGNNGPITPRGAAKAAQFIQLCDQTRRPLLFLHNTTGFMVGTDAEQNGVIKNGSKMLQAVANARVPKISVVVGGSYGAGNYAMCGRGLDPRFIFAWPNSKVAVMGGQQAGMVLRIVAEGKQRANGIEPDPKVLDMLQQSTAQKLDSQSTALYGTARLWDDGIIDPRDTRRVVAYALDICDDAEQRQLHPNSFGVARL; this is encoded by the coding sequence ATGGCCACTCTCGACAGCGCAATTGACCCCAACAGCGAAGAATACCGCCAAAACCGTGAGGCTCTGCTTGCGGCGATAGAAGAGTTCCGCGCCATCGAACAGGCCGTAGTCGATACCGCGGAAAGCAAACGGGCAAAATTTGAAAAACGCGGCCAACTGCTTCCTCACGAGCGTATTTCCAGGCTGCTGGACGCCGGCTCTCCGTTTTTGAGCCTTATGAACCTGGCCGGCTACCAAATGCACGATGACAAAGACGGCACCGAAGCAGGCGGCGGCACTATTGCCGGCATCGGCTATGTATCCGGTGTGCGGTGTTTGGTCACGGCATCTAACTCGGCCATCAAGGGCGGCACCATTTCTCCCTCTGGTTTGCACAAAACCCTGCGTCTGCAACGCATCGCCCTGGAGAATAAACTACCGGTGGTAAGCTTGGTGGAATCCGGTGGTGCGAACTTGAATTATGCCGCAGAAGTATTCGTGGATGGCGCCCGCACCTTTGCCAACCAAGCACGCTTGTCCGCCGCGGGTATCCCCCAAATCACCGTGGTTCATGGTAACGCTACCGCCGGTGGCGCCTACCAACCAGGCTTGTCTGATTACGTGGTAGTGGTTCGCGAACGCGCCAAGATGTTCCTGGCCGGCCCGCCACTACTGAAAGCCGCTACCGGAGAGATTGCCACCGACGAAGAACTGGGTGGCGCAGAAATGCATGCGGGTACTGCCGGCACCGCCGAGTACCTAGCGCAATCCGATGCAGACGGTATTAGCCAGGCTCGTGATCTGGTGAAACTACTGGGCTGGCGCCGAGCGGCCGCGGACGTTCCCGAACATGAAGAGCCGAAATTCCCACCCGAAGAACTGCTCGGTGTGGTCCCTTGCGATGCCAAGAAACCCTACGACGTGCGCGAAATCATCGCCCGCATCGTTGATGGATCCCAGTTTTTAGATTTCAAAAACGAATGGGACAGCGCCACCGTCTGCGGTTGGAGCACCATCGAAGGCAAACCCGTGGGCATTATCGGCAACAATGGCCCCATTACGCCCCGTGGCGCAGCCAAGGCCGCCCAGTTTATCCAACTTTGCGACCAAACTCGCCGGCCCTTACTGTTTCTTCACAACACCACAGGCTTCATGGTTGGTACCGATGCAGAACAGAACGGGGTCATAAAAAACGGTTCGAAAATGCTGCAAGCTGTGGCCAATGCCCGAGTACCAAAAATTTCTGTGGTGGTGGGCGGCTCCTACGGCGCCGGCAACTACGCCATGTGTGGCCGCGGGCTAGACCCACGCTTCATCTTTGCTTGGCCCAATTCCAAAGTGGCGGTAATGGGCGGCCAACAAGCCGGCATGGTGTTGCGCATCGTGGCCGAGGGCAAACAACGGGCCAACGGCATTGAGCCCGACCCGAAAGTTCTCGACATGCTGCAACAAAGCACCGCCCAGAAACTCGACAGCCAGTCCACTGCCCTATACGGCACCGCACGCCTCTGGGACGACGGTATTATCGACCCACGCGACACTCGCCGGGTAGTAGCTTATGCACTGGACATCTGCGACGACGCCGAACAGCGCCAGCTCCACCCGAATTCATTCGGTGTGGCAAGACTTTAA
- a CDS encoding SDR family oxidoreductase — MSYRSVFRENLFAGQNIIVTGGGSGIGRCTAHELAALGARVVLIGRKQEKLDAVAAEIAEDGGQALGFSCDIRDEEAVKATVAEVYKAVDVVHGLVNNAGGQFPSPLAMISQKGWEAVVRTNLTGGFLMAREVFLQGMNKNGGAIVNIVADMWGGMPGMGHSGAARAGMVNFTQTSAYEWGSCGVRVNAVAPGWIMSSGMDTYPEGFKATLKTLRAAVPLQRMGNEAEVSGAICFLLSDAAAFISGDTLRIDGAASQGNVAIFPLPAHDKSKPFDGFHRATTPDVFKDL; from the coding sequence ATGTCATACCGTTCTGTTTTTAGAGAAAACCTGTTCGCCGGCCAAAACATCATTGTTACCGGCGGCGGCTCCGGCATTGGCCGCTGTACCGCCCATGAACTGGCCGCACTCGGCGCTCGAGTCGTGCTGATCGGTCGCAAGCAGGAAAAACTCGATGCGGTGGCGGCGGAAATTGCCGAAGACGGCGGACAAGCGCTGGGGTTTTCTTGCGATATCCGTGATGAAGAGGCAGTCAAAGCCACCGTGGCCGAGGTCTACAAAGCCGTAGACGTGGTCCACGGTCTGGTCAACAACGCCGGGGGCCAATTCCCTTCACCTCTGGCTATGATCAGCCAAAAAGGCTGGGAAGCCGTGGTGCGCACCAACCTCACTGGCGGCTTTCTGATGGCCCGGGAAGTGTTTCTTCAGGGCATGAATAAAAACGGTGGTGCCATCGTTAATATCGTCGCCGACATGTGGGGCGGCATGCCGGGCATGGGGCACTCCGGCGCCGCCCGCGCCGGCATGGTTAACTTCACCCAAACATCCGCCTATGAATGGGGTAGCTGCGGTGTGCGCGTCAATGCAGTCGCTCCTGGCTGGATCATGTCCAGTGGCATGGACACCTACCCTGAAGGCTTCAAGGCAACGCTTAAGACCTTACGCGCCGCCGTACCCCTTCAACGCATGGGCAATGAAGCGGAAGTTTCCGGCGCGATTTGCTTTTTACTCAGCGACGCAGCTGCCTTCATCAGTGGCGACACCCTACGTATTGATGGCGCTGCCAGCCAGGGCAACGTGGCGATCTTCCCACTGCCCGCCCACGACAAAAGCAAACCGTTCGATGGTTTCCACCGCGCCACCACCCCGGACGTTTTCAAGGATCTCTAA